tggtacgaggGCTCCATCAAGTGGTACACCAAAAAATCACttgtagtgttttattttcctttattcaaacagtgttactgttcaaactgtgtaatgttacagtggccgacaatattaaatgttaaataaaacctctgccttgttttaaagaACACTCAtgaatactgtattttaatgttggtcattacggtggtaatTGGACAGCCAATTACATGGTGAAAAAAGTTACACAACCAATTATTTAGAGAATTTTTAACGGTTTTTTTtgtagtacactaccgttcaaaagtttggggtcacattgaaatgtccttatttttgaaggaaaagcactgtacttttcaatgaagataactttaaactagtcttaactttaaagaaatacactctatacattgctaatgtggtaaatgactattctagctgcaaatgtctggtttttggtgcaatatctacataggtgtatagaggcccatttccagcaactatcactccagtgttctaatggtacaatgtgtttgttcattggctcagaaggctaattgatgattggaaaacccttgtgcaatcatgttcacacatctgaaaacagtttagctcgttacagaagctacaaaactgaccttcctttgagcagattgagtttctggagcatcacatttgtggggtcaattaaacgctcaaaatggccagaaaaagagaactttcatctgaaactcgacagtctattcttgttcttagaaatgaaggctattccacaaaattgtttgggtgaccccaaacttttgaacggtagtgtatatctgtaataACAGCATAGGATCTTtgccaagtgttttttttttgcagtacaatcctaaaaataggacattcttgtcatatagacaatctttgattagGATTTTTACGCAAGGCTTTTAAAAGTAGTACAGCACTGTTCTTATAGATGCTCTTTGGTGAgggtttttacagtaggtccttaaaaacagtacagTATTTGTGTTCCATGCTTAAAATTGCTGTTTTTGGCACATTTTACTTTGGTACTTGGAAGCAAAACGTTCATTTGACatgtttttgcagcaggtccttaAATAGGGTCATTTAGAGGAAACGTATTGCTTAATTTATGatttaatgtacattttaacATTATATACAAAATGAGAATAACAGTGAAAGTAGAAGTCCGGCTCTCCTAGTCTTTGAAAATGTGTCCACAAGCACTCATCTAGCGAGGTTGCATTGTACAAGTCAAGAAAACACGGCGTCACAAAGTGCTCTCCAGCGTGTTGTAGTTGTCCTTGAAGCTCTTCAGCTCCAGGAAGTGCTTGGGCCTCTTGCTGCGCGGCCCGGCCGAGGGCAGGTAGGTGACCTGGATGGTGGACGGGGTGTTACGGGCCGTGGAACCTGTCAGGTCTTTGGCTGCCAACTGGTGGTGCTGGTCCAGGCTGGTGCTGCTGGAGTAGGCCTTCACACTAAAATGGGACAGAAATGTTGGTTGATTTCATGTAAAATCCACATAATAGAATGTTTTACAGCAACAAATACTTACACATCAGCTAATTCATTGAGCGCCTGCTGGTATTCAAGGAATTCTGCTTCTCCAAACACCTGAAATGACGATAAAATATAGTTTCTAATGCCTGCATCCACCACGGTGTACAATACACACCCCGGTGCCATGGCGGGCACTGTCGTAGCCCTCCAGCAGGCGCTCGATCAGCGCGCTCCGGCTGCTCTTGATCAGGGAGTGGGAATTTCGAAGCTCCAGCAGCCAGTTCCGGAAGTTTCTCCCCGTGAAAGCAGTGGGAGTGTTGCATATGTCCTGCAGTGGAATACCTGTGGATTAGGAGAGACAATTTAGAAGGTAATGAAGACGTAAAGTAGTGGATTCATCTCTTACCTGAGTCACGAATGGCATCCAGGGCTTTCATTCGATACAGGTAGTTATAGCAACCTTCAAGAGATCAATGAATTAACATTACATGACATGCTATGCATCCAACGATCAGGCACCAAGTAAATAAAGGGCCAGGAACACCGACAACAATACTTTTTATTTGGACATTTTTCAATATCATTCAAtcagtccaactcatactgactggttggtatacacaagctatggagatgatatcagtagaaacaaCTGCATTtaatttagataataatgagtcatatattggaatatggggtccattattaaaatgtgtttaactattaaattaacctaaaaatatgacttattttatctttgtggaaaatattgggacacaatgtgttgtcaagcttatgagatgtgatgcaagtgtaagccactgtgacactattgttcattttttcaatgtttttatttgattttttttataaatggctgtgatgataatttaAATGAGGGATtgctaatcactgctatgttggaattcgtaataatattgatactgttgttgttgttacacacatgtaagaagGAGATGTGCATGGCTATGGGTTGTTTTTTTCCctaggcctcagtctggaccccctcttcaggggcccaggcttagaccgatttttttCTTCTCA
This Entelurus aequoreus isolate RoL-2023_Sb linkage group LG05, RoL_Eaeq_v1.1, whole genome shotgun sequence DNA region includes the following protein-coding sequences:
- the LOC133650392 gene encoding protein C1orf43-like, producing MTPDVKMADSSPLSGVNVVLVMAYGSLVFVLLFIFVKRQIMRFAMRSRRGPHAPIGHNAPKGLREDIDSSLSKVHDIRFEPRLLLEEDARLGHGSQMSCYNYLYRMKALDAIRDSGIPLQDICNTPTAFTGRNFRNWLLELRNSHSLIKSSRSALIERLLEGYDSARHGTGVFGEAEFLEYQQALNELADVVKAYSSSTSLDQHHQLAAKDLTGSTARNTPSTIQVTYLPSAGPRSKRPKHFLELKSFKDNYNTLESTL